The segment TTCTTTAGAAGAAGCTACTTGCAGTAGATAATCTGAAAGTTGTAATCCCCATTGGTAATTTCCTTTCTTTACTGCCAAGTTTAATTCCTCTAACATTTTACTTTCTCCACCAGCCAAATTTATTATGTTCTTTGCTTCTTGTACAGATGAGAGAGGATATAAGTGGGTAGGGTTTCCATCAAACCACCCAACATAATGGGTGAAAATAGATCGAACACCCCAAGGTACACTACCATAAAACTCCTGAAGATTTGGACTATTTTTTAATGAGTCAGGAAGTTGGACATGCTCTACTGTTTGTTCTAATGAATACCCCTTATTCATGCATTCGATTGTCTTATTAAAAACAAACAAGATCGCCTCCCCATAATTATGTAAGTTTTTATAAATCTTATCTCTACCGGCTAATGGTCTTGTATGTCCAGGAACAAGATAGTCTGCATGAAAAGTATTCATCTCTTTTATGGCCTTCCCCCATGCTTGTACATCTCTATATTGAGAACCTCGAATGGCATATAAATTTGGAAAAGCATGATAGTAATTGTCACCAACAAATAATGTTGTCTGAGAAGGAGTCCATACATACAAGCCATCATTAGTTTCACCATTTACAGCATAAATATGTAAATCTATTCCTGCATAAGTTACCTTCAACGAATCGTCAAACGTTAGATTGGGCTGTATATAACCCTTCCCCACTCTATCATTAGAGGTAACTCCAGCAGTGACTCCTCTATTGATAATATCCTCTTCTGGCAAGTCCCTACCAAATTGTCTTGCATTCCTTTTTCTTAGAATGGGTTTCACTGGTGAATTTTCCTGTAGCTCTTCCTTAAAACCATTTCTTGCAATAATCGTTACCCCTTTTGTATCACCAATAAATGCAGAAGCACCACCGGTATGATCTTGATGACCGTGTGTATAGATTAATGCTTTGATAGGTTTATCCGATATTTCTCTGAACTTATTAGCCACTATTTCAGCAGCTCCCAACGCTCGAAGAGCATCGATAATAATGATTCCATCTTTTCCTATTATCATCGATGTATTAGAACCATCGTATCCGACAGCAACATATACATGCTCATTTAATTGAATGATTTCAGGTTGAAACTCTTTAGACTGCTCCTTCAATTTTGTGATATTGGGGTGCTCTGCTTTCTGATCGTCAACATTATCTTTTGATGTTTGACAACTGCTCACCAAAAGCATCAATAGTGCAAGAAAAGTGTAAAGAATTGAATTGATAGGGCGATTTTTCATTTTAGGTAATTGAAGGTTTTTATTTTGATTTCAGTGCTTTCAGTTCTGCTTCTAGTGCTTCAGACTTTTCTTTATATTTCATCATCGCTTTCTTCAATTGCACAATCTTTTTCTCTAGCTCACTATTTTGTAGTGATTCGTACTCCACAACACTATCTACTTCTTTTACCTTCGATGCTCCACCACAGGTAGGGCAAGATTTTACGTTACTCATAGGAATTTCTTTTTTAAACAAAGATCCATTCAATTATAAAAAATGTAAAGGTTAATCCATTTCAAAAAATGGTAAATATGAAACCTACTTATAGTCTTTTGGTGTAATTCCTGTATGTTTCTTGAAAAACTTCGTGAAGTTGGTGATTTCATCAAAGCCTACTTTAAAGGCTACTTCTTTTAAAGATATATCGGAACTCAATAAGGTTCTTTTAATTTCTAATATCACATACTGATCAATAAATGACTTTGCTGTATTTTTTGTAAACTCCTTTACAATGGTATTTAGGTGTTTTGTAGAAATTGAAAGTAATTTTGCATAATCTTTTACATTCCTAGTTTTGGCATATTCTTGATCCACTAAATCTTTAAACTCAGAAAACAGAATAAACTGTTTTTTATTTGCTTCTAACGGCGTTTTACTGTGAACACTTCTTTCCAACCTCAACAAAAAGATCTCTAATATTTTAGCCAGTATATCTAGCTTCAAATAATTATTACCTTGGTTAAACTCTTTTGTAAAATGCTCTATAAAAAAATCATTAATAGGCACATCTTTAACAAGTGGAGGAGAAATATGATAATTGTAAAAATGAGAAATAGCATAGATTGAGGATGCCGAAAAGTACCTCAACAAAAAGTCTTCAGTGAGTACAATGCAATATCCGTTGTAATCTTGGTCCTCTGTAAATGCATGAATCTGTCCTTTCGCAATTTTTAATACGCTACCTCTTTTCAGTTCATATTTATTTAAATCAACCTGATGCGTACCATTACCATTTGTAATGACATATAGCATAAAAAAGTTAATCTTATGTGGTTTATAAGGGTTATGGTCTGTAGTATTTTTTAAACGTTGAATGAGATCGTTTAAAGGGATCAATTCTATTCCCATTTGGGCTTTTTGAGTTTTAAACGGGATGTTGGGGATTTTTTCCAATACTATCTGATTTAATGATTCACAATGGAATTGGTTATAGATTTATCAAAGTGGGATATAAATTAATCAAAAGTATAAGAATCAGCATGATCAATAGAGTATTATTTTATTTTACACCAAAATATTTTACATGTAAAGTAAATTTATTACATTTGATTCATAGATATTAATTATTCAAATAGTTTAGTACAAATGCCTAAAATAGAACAAGAGTTAAAAGTGAAATTTGCAAATCATAAACACCGTTTTATGACCAACTTGATCTATACTTCAAAATGGCTGGAAACAATTAATACGAACTATTTAAAACCTTTCAATATATCATCACAACAGTATAATGTATTGAGAATATTACGTGGAAATAAAGATTGGATGAATATGAATGATGTGAAAGCATTATTAATAGACAAAACTCCCAATACAACACGTTTATCAAATAAGCTGATTGAAAAAAATTATATCATAAGAAAGAGAAGTCAAACAGATCGAAGAGTTGTATATCTTAAAATCACAGATGAAGGACTGGAGCTTTTGAAACAGATTGATATTATCGAAAGCAAAGATCCCTTCGACATTCTACATAAATTTACTGATGAAGAAGCACAGCAATTCAGTGATTTACTGGATAGGCTTAGAAGTTAAATGCTTCAACCTTCTATCATCATTGACCTTAATGGGTCTTTTTTATTAATTATTTATTTTACATGTAAAATATTTACATGTTATTAATTTATTTATCATGGCTATTATTAATTCTTTAAAATGGAGAGCTGCTGTAAGAAAGTTTGATACTTCTAAAAAAGTAAATGCTCAAGACATCGAAACACTTTTAGAAGCAGGAAACCTTACTGCTACTTCAATGGGATTACAACCATTCAAAATAATTGTAATACAAAATGAGGCACTGCAACAAGAACTTGTTCCTCTTTCTTATCATCAGCAACAAGTTGGAGATGCATCTCATTTGCTGGTTTTTGCTATTGAAACAGAAATTGGTAAAGAGAGTATCGATCAATACATTCAAAGAGCAATGGATATTAGAAATGTGCCTTATTCCTCACTGGAAGGGTATCATCAATCTGTGTCTGGATATATTTCACAAATGGATGAGAAAACAAAAAAAGACTGGGCCACAAAACAAGCTTATATAGCCCTTGGTACTGTAATGACAGCTGCTGCTGAACTACATATCGATTCTTGTGCAATGGAGGGGTTTGACACACAAGCTTATCAAGAAAAGTTAGGTCTAGATAAGAAGAACCTTTTACCTGTAGTTATTCTTCCAATTGGGTATAGATCTGATGAAGATACAAATTCTAAACTACCTAAAGTAAGAAAGAATAGAGATGAGTTTGTCATTGAAATGATTGAACCTACATCTGTCTCTCTATAATTCATCCCTAGAATAAACATGGTCTCCTCGTTCTTATAGCAGCGAGGAGACCTTGAAAAAATTAGATGAAAGGGAATTCTTAAAAATATTTTATCCAACGTGAGTGACTTTTCTTCTTATAGTTTGAAAACGCTCTAGTCGGAAAATAAAGAAAAACAGATAAAACGATAGTCACCAACCAGATTTGCCAGAGACTATCCAATCCAAAGTAGTTTCCCTGGTTTGTACCAAAAAGATAGATACACATTTTATATAAAGACAGAAGTACATATAAATGCATGATATAGAAAAACATAGGAGCCGAACCAAAGGTCTTTAATATAGAAGTAAATTTATTGTGGAATCTTTCAAATATGAGTAGTAAAAACATACCTATTCCAATGGTTAATAACAGAAAGTCTAACGACGGTGGGTACTTCTTAAAATTTAAAAATGACATGACCGATTGAATAAATGTTTCTTGTCGCTCCCAAGGCAATGTCTCTCCATATATATTCCACCCTCTCAAAAAGCAAAGTAAAATTAAACTACCTAGACCGATTTGGAAAAGAGCTTTTATTCTTCTTTCGCTAGTAAATTTCTCTCCAAAAAGTGGTCCTGTAAAATAGCCTAACAAAATGACTCCAATCCATGGCAAAACTGGGTAAGAAGCTTTTATGGATAAAA is part of the Flammeovirga agarivorans genome and harbors:
- a CDS encoding alkyl/aryl-sulfatase; protein product: MKNRPINSILYTFLALLMLLVSSCQTSKDNVDDQKAEHPNITKLKEQSKEFQPEIIQLNEHVYVAVGYDGSNTSMIIGKDGIIIIDALRALGAAEIVANKFREISDKPIKALIYTHGHQDHTGGASAFIGDTKGVTIIARNGFKEELQENSPVKPILRKRNARQFGRDLPEEDIINRGVTAGVTSNDRVGKGYIQPNLTFDDSLKVTYAGIDLHIYAVNGETNDGLYVWTPSQTTLFVGDNYYHAFPNLYAIRGSQYRDVQAWGKAIKEMNTFHADYLVPGHTRPLAGRDKIYKNLHNYGEAILFVFNKTIECMNKGYSLEQTVEHVQLPDSLKNSPNLQEFYGSVPWGVRSIFTHYVGWFDGNPTHLYPLSSVQEAKNIINLAGGESKMLEELNLAVKKGNYQWGLQLSDYLLQVASSKEKVTLQKIECLRGLAAQQINAPARNYYLSYANELKRQLSE
- a CDS encoding AraC family transcriptional regulator, which codes for MGIELIPLNDLIQRLKNTTDHNPYKPHKINFFMLYVITNGNGTHQVDLNKYELKRGSVLKIAKGQIHAFTEDQDYNGYCIVLTEDFLLRYFSASSIYAISHFYNYHISPPLVKDVPINDFFIEHFTKEFNQGNNYLKLDILAKILEIFLLRLERSVHSKTPLEANKKQFILFSEFKDLVDQEYAKTRNVKDYAKLLSISTKHLNTIVKEFTKNTAKSFIDQYVILEIKRTLLSSDISLKEVAFKVGFDEITNFTKFFKKHTGITPKDYK
- a CDS encoding MarR family winged helix-turn-helix transcriptional regulator → MPKIEQELKVKFANHKHRFMTNLIYTSKWLETINTNYLKPFNISSQQYNVLRILRGNKDWMNMNDVKALLIDKTPNTTRLSNKLIEKNYIIRKRSQTDRRVVYLKITDEGLELLKQIDIIESKDPFDILHKFTDEEAQQFSDLLDRLRS
- a CDS encoding NAD(P)H-dependent oxidoreductase — translated: MAIINSLKWRAAVRKFDTSKKVNAQDIETLLEAGNLTATSMGLQPFKIIVIQNEALQQELVPLSYHQQQVGDASHLLVFAIETEIGKESIDQYIQRAMDIRNVPYSSLEGYHQSVSGYISQMDEKTKKDWATKQAYIALGTVMTAAAELHIDSCAMEGFDTQAYQEKLGLDKKNLLPVVILPIGYRSDEDTNSKLPKVRKNRDEFVIEMIEPTSVSL
- a CDS encoding DUF1624 domain-containing protein, yielding MKENQDIPSKSSRIYSIDILRGLVMLFMLLDHVRERFFYHVPISDPIDIHAVSSELFFTRILAHLCAPVFVFLTGLSAWLYAHPKGKPERSASGFLFKRGLLIILVEVTLINFSWFGEYKILFLQVMWAIGVSMICLSVLSKLPHRWIGIVGFIIVFGHNTLTNFILSPDEWGFTLWTILYQRGYILSSDLLSIKASYPVLPWIGVILLGYFTGPLFGEKFTSERRIKALFQIGLGSLILLCFLRGWNIYGETLPWERQETFIQSVMSFLNFKKYPPSLDFLLLTIGIGMFLLLIFERFHNKFTSILKTFGSAPMFFYIMHLYVLLSLYKMCIYLFGTNQGNYFGLDSLWQIWLVTIVLSVFLYFPTRAFSNYKKKSHSRWIKYF